A genomic window from Salvelinus namaycush isolate Seneca chromosome 5, SaNama_1.0, whole genome shotgun sequence includes:
- the LOC120048667 gene encoding toll-like receptor 13 → MAGLKYKILASVAIVLHIAQFTVGYSFRNCTEDPTSNHTKFICIHHQAKNISTIVGDLPPYATTIIISVNLIKHIPDNTFDHFPNLRTLQIDNNHLETIDNQPFQNMSQLKSLNLSLNKISNLSSSVFQDLKNLVNLSLNNNSLIMLPPGIFSSLSNLDVLILRQNYLNNFSAVAESVTHLTKLTKLDLCNNYLTSLHHSNHTDLPESLTSLYLCKNKLVTLACEWGFLSHVLLLDLSYNNQLPSRAFQGLDLQKLNYMRLRSTNVTVPELLNVSNVRAGNIDFSGMGLKTDNLLMELCSLLSTKVTFVKKLSLGSNGILSLRKNTLSNCPPIRGLLDLSFNQLRKVRCLHFLKGQDQIKNFTAEKNHLTSLMSCNRQNLSFPNLTDLSYRYNRILKVNSFAFHHTPNVKTLQLNINIIAYLDHKAFSGLTSLVTLRLDNNLLTDLYKDSFEDLHSLEILNLRNNQIAVIFNKTFHSLKCLHILDLGGNKISHFEESAFVGLVNLANLYLDGNNLKQIDSAKFKPFHATLEVLDLHGNQVSFSSKRTNSPFVNLTKLRNLKLDAQMPHGLNMLPYAFFRGLNSLQSLYLTDNHIFSFAADTFDDLTNLTFLSLDNSCAGVMQLQPGVFKNLRKLSKLSARNMGIQSFSNEVFGNLTELQILLLNQNVMQSLDWKVLEALPKLRYLDLRNIPLSCTCINSHLQNWTLTNQRVQLVLLYSLQCQDKKLQKSFYNFDTNVCYLDLGEYLFATTTTVILLLTIIPLLYTKLYWKLKYSYYVFRSWFGQHWRRLRQKEEHCKYDAFISYNSADEPWVLDQLLPNLEGNGASFRLCLHHRDFELGRNIVDNIVSAVYSSRKTICVVSRNFLCSEWCSLEIQLASYRLFHELRDVLLLIFLEPIPERQLSAYHRMRKVMLKKTYLQWPGSDCTDPVKAQELFWNHLRRALRSGSSRFEEEDEGREEYFNQPPTDDNYYLMP, encoded by the coding sequence ATGGCCGggctaaaatataaaatattggcATCAGTGGCAATTGTCCTTCACATTGCCCAGTTCACAGTTGGCTATAGCTTCAGGAATTGCACTGAGGATCCAACCTCAAACCACACAAAATTCATTTGCATCCATCACCAGGCAAAGAACATTTCTACCATTGTAGGTGACCTGCCACCTTATGCCACCACAATTATAATCTCCGTAAACCTGATAAAACACATACCTGACAATACCTTTGATCACTTTCCTAACCTCAGGACTCTTCAGATTGACAATAACCATCTGGAGACCATAGATAACCAGCCATTCCAAAATATGAGCCAACTGAAGAGCCTAAACCTGTCCTTGAACAAAATATCAAATCTCAGCTCCTCTGTATTTCAAGACCTCAAAAACCTTGTCAACCTGTCACTAAATAATAACTCACTGATTATGCTCCCTCCGGGTATTTTCTCTTCACTCTCCAATCTGGATGTCCTCATATTACGGCAGAACTACCTGAACAACTTCTCTGCGGTGGCAGAATCTGTGACTCACTTAACGAAGCTGACAAAACTAGACCTGTGCAATAACTATCTAACgtccctccatcattctaacCATACAGACCTACCGGAGTCCCTcacctccctctatctctgtaaaAACAAACTGGTCACTTTAGCATGTGAGTGGGGCTTCCTCAGCCATGTACTACTGCTGGATCTCTCCTACAATAACCAGCTCCCTTCGAGGGCTTTTCAAGGTCTGGACTTGCAGAAGCTAAACTACATGCGTTTGCGTTCAACCAATGTTACAGTGCCAGAGCTTTTGAATGTCAGCAATGTTAGAGCTGGGAACATAGACTTCTCTGGTATGGGGTTGAAGACTGACAATCTGCTCATGGAGTTATGCAGCCTTTTGAGTACAAAGGTCACATTTGTTAAAAAGTTGAGTCTGGGAAGCAATGGGATTCTGTCATTGCGAAAGAACACACTTTCAAACTGTCCACCAATCCGAGGTTTATTGGACCTTTCCTTCAACCAGTTGAGGAAGGTAAGATGCCTCCACTTTCTTAAAGGACAGGATCAAATCAAGAACTTCACAGCAGAGAAAAACCACCTCACCTCCCTAATGTCCTGCAACAGACAGAACCTCTCTTTCCCAAATCTGACAGATCTGAGCTACCGTTACAATCGCATACTCAAAGTCAACTCTTTTGCTTTCCACCACACACCAAATGTGAAGACCCTACAACTCAACATAAACATAATCGCCTATCTTGACCATAAGGCTTTCAGTGGGCTGACTAGTCTTGTCACACTGCGTCTGGACAATAACCTCCTGACCGATCTGTACAAGGATAGCTTTGAAGATCTGCATAGCCTGGAAATACTTAATCTACGTAACAATCAGATAGCTGTTATTTTCAACAAGACTTTCCATTCACTCAAATGCCTGCACATTTTGGATCTTGGAGGGAACAAAATCAGTCATTTTGAAGAGTCAGCCTTTGTGGGGCTCGTTAACCTGGCCAATTTGTACCTCGACGGAAACAATCTCAAACAGATCGACAGCGCCAAGTTTAAACCATTCCACGCCACACTTGAAGTTCTTGATCTACATGGGAATCAGGTTAGCTTCTCCTCTAAACGTACCAACTCTCCTTTCGTGAATCTAACAAAACTTCGCAACCTCAAACTAGATGCGCAGATGCCCCACGGCCTCAACATGCTGCCTTATGCCTTTTTCCGTGGTCTCAACTCCCTCCAATCGCTCTACCTCACCGACAATCACATCTTCAGCTTCGCAGCAGACACTTTTGACGATCTGACCAACTTGACTTTCCTCTCCTTGGACAACTCCTGTGCCGGGGTGATGCAGCTGCAGCCGGGCGTCTTCAAAAACCTGCGGAAATTGAGCAAGCTCAGTGCAAGGAACATGGGCATCCAGTCCTTCTCAAATGAGGTTTTTGGGAATCTGACAGAGCTGCAGATCTTGCTTCTCAACCAAAACGTAATGCAATCCTTAGATTGGAAAGTGCTGGAGGCTCTCCCTAAACTGCGCTACCTGGACCTGCGCAACATTCCTCTTAGTTGCACCTGCATCAACAGTCACCTGCAGAACTGGACTTTGACTAACCAGAGAGTCCAGTTAGTCTTACTATACAGTTTACAGTGCCAAGATAAAAAACTCCAAAAAAGCTTCTACAACTTTGACACCAATGTTTGCTACCTGGACCTGGGAGAGTACCTTTTTGCTACCACAACCACTGTGATTTTACTGCTGACTATAATCCCACTTCTCTACACCAAGCTGTATTGGAAACTGAAGTATAGCTATTATGTGTTCCGCTCCTGGTTCGGCCAACACTGGCGCAGGCTGAGGCAGAAAGAGGAGCACTGCAAATACGATGCTTTCATCTCCTATAACTCGGCGGACGAGCCCTGGGTACTAGACCAGCTACTTCCCAACCTGGAGGGCAACGGAGCCTCTTTCCGGCTGTGCCTGCACCACCGTGACTTTGAGCTGGGCCGCAACATTGTGGACAACATCGTCTCCGCCGTGTACAGCAGCCGCAAGACCATCTGCGTGGTTAGTAGGAATTTCCTGTGCAGCGAGTGGTGCTCCCTGGAGATCCAGCTGGCCAGCTACAGGCTCTTCCACGAGCTCCGGGACGTGCTCCTGCTCATCTTCCTGGAGCCCATCCCTGAAAGACAGCTGTCGGCTTACCACCGTATGAGAAAGGTCATGTTGAAGAAGACCTACCTGCAGTGGCCGGGGTCAGACTGCACTGACCCGGTCAAAGCCCAGGAACTGTTTTGGAACCATCTGAGGAGGGCACTGAGGAGCGGGAGCAGCAGgtttgaagaggaggatgaggggagggaggaataCTTCAATCAGCCACCGACGGATGATAACTATTACTTAATGCCTTAA